A genomic segment from Pseudomonas mendocina encodes:
- a CDS encoding response regulator — MFKDLSIKGRVLLLTLLPTSLLALVLGGYFTWVQLSGLQTQLLQRGEMLIEHLAPLAAPALEQNDVKKLERIAQQALEHPDVRAVGFLAPERALLAHAGPSMLNPSPTGQPGVSLLSGQDATRFLLPVYDQHLALSDGLDEERKLELLGWVELELSHQGTLLSGYRSLFASLLLIAGGLAVTALLALRMSRSINGPLREIKAGVAQLKDGHLQTRLPPLGSHEMDELAAGINRMAEALQNAQEELQHSIEQATEDVRQNLETIEIQNIELDFARKEALEASRIKSEFLANMSHEIRTPLNGILGFTNLLQKSELSPRQQDYLSTIEKSADSLLGIINEVLDFSKIEAGKLVLESIPFNLRDLLQDTLTILAPAAHEKQLELVSLIYRDTPLALRGDPLRLKQVLTNLVSNAIKFTREGTIVMRAMVEDESADSAQLRISVMDTGIGLSDEDLRALFQAFSQADNSLSRQAGGTGLGLVISKRLIEQMGGEIGVDSTPGEGSEFWITLTLPKARDDAEDLPRTALLGRRVAVLESHELARQALTHQLEDCGLEVESFADPGQLFEAVNDQQHGEQPLSLAVLGITASQMPPEALGQRIHELDSLGCKALVLCPTTELGLFHETLPDAYTQLQAKPPCTRKLHKALVEMVSPQRPASEPITIGDTRRPQILCVDDNPANLLLVQTLLDDLGAQVTAVDSGYAAIEAIQQGCFDLVFMDVQMPGMDGREATEAIRQWEGAEGRSATPIIALTAHALANEKRALLQSGMDDYLTKPINERQLAQVVLKWTGLNLRNQPSHRVSPPAPTQLQPKVLDAEEGLRLAAGKADLAADMLSMLLAGLPGDRQAIRQARDAGERTALIERVHRLHGATRYCGVPQLRAACQRSETLLKQDDPEARRALDELDDAIARLTEAAAQSA, encoded by the coding sequence GTGTTCAAGGATCTCAGCATCAAAGGGCGCGTATTGCTGCTCACCCTGCTGCCCACCAGCCTGTTGGCGTTGGTACTCGGTGGCTATTTCACCTGGGTGCAGCTATCGGGCCTGCAGACCCAGCTGTTGCAGCGTGGCGAGATGCTGATCGAACACCTGGCGCCCCTCGCGGCCCCGGCGCTGGAACAGAACGATGTGAAAAAGCTCGAACGCATCGCCCAGCAGGCGCTGGAGCACCCGGACGTTCGCGCGGTGGGCTTTCTCGCCCCCGAGCGGGCGTTACTGGCACATGCCGGACCGAGCATGCTCAACCCTTCGCCCACCGGCCAGCCGGGTGTCAGCCTGCTCAGTGGCCAGGACGCTACGCGCTTTCTGCTGCCGGTCTACGACCAGCATCTGGCGCTCAGCGACGGCCTGGATGAGGAACGCAAGCTGGAGCTGCTCGGCTGGGTCGAACTGGAACTCTCGCACCAGGGCACGCTGCTCAGCGGTTACCGCAGCCTGTTCGCCAGCCTGCTGCTGATCGCCGGCGGCCTTGCCGTTACCGCCCTGCTCGCCTTGCGCATGAGTCGTAGCATCAACGGTCCGCTGCGCGAGATCAAAGCCGGCGTCGCCCAACTCAAGGACGGCCACTTGCAAACCCGCCTGCCACCACTGGGCAGCCATGAGATGGATGAGCTGGCCGCCGGCATCAACCGCATGGCCGAAGCCCTGCAGAACGCCCAGGAAGAACTGCAGCACAGTATCGAGCAGGCCACCGAGGACGTGCGCCAGAACCTGGAAACCATCGAGATCCAGAACATCGAGCTGGACTTCGCGCGCAAGGAGGCCCTCGAGGCCAGCCGCATCAAGTCCGAATTTTTGGCCAACATGAGCCACGAGATTCGCACCCCGCTCAACGGCATTCTCGGCTTCACCAACCTGTTGCAGAAAAGCGAACTAAGCCCGCGTCAGCAGGACTATCTGTCGACCATCGAAAAATCTGCCGATAGCCTGCTTGGCATCATCAACGAGGTGCTCGACTTCTCCAAGATCGAGGCTGGCAAGCTGGTGCTCGAGTCTATCCCCTTCAATCTTCGCGACCTGCTGCAAGACACGCTGACCATCCTCGCCCCCGCCGCCCATGAAAAGCAGCTGGAGCTGGTCAGCCTGATCTACCGCGACACACCGCTGGCCCTGCGCGGCGACCCGCTACGTCTGAAGCAGGTACTGACCAACCTGGTGAGCAACGCGATCAAATTCACCCGCGAAGGCACCATTGTCATGCGCGCCATGGTCGAGGACGAAAGCGCCGACAGCGCGCAATTGCGCATCAGCGTGATGGATACCGGTATCGGCCTGTCGGATGAAGACCTGCGCGCACTGTTTCAGGCCTTCAGCCAGGCCGATAACTCGCTCAGCCGCCAGGCGGGGGGCACCGGCCTTGGCCTGGTAATATCCAAACGCCTGATCGAGCAGATGGGCGGCGAAATCGGCGTCGACAGCACTCCAGGCGAAGGTTCGGAATTCTGGATCACCCTGACCCTGCCCAAGGCTCGCGACGATGCCGAAGATCTGCCGCGCACCGCCCTGCTGGGCCGCCGCGTAGCCGTATTGGAGAGCCACGAGCTGGCACGTCAGGCGCTGACTCATCAGCTTGAGGACTGTGGCCTGGAAGTGGAAAGCTTCGCCGACCCTGGCCAGCTCTTCGAGGCCGTGAACGACCAGCAGCATGGCGAACAGCCACTGAGCCTGGCTGTGCTGGGCATCACCGCCAGCCAGATGCCGCCCGAGGCCCTCGGCCAGCGTATCCATGAATTAGACAGCCTTGGCTGCAAGGCCCTGGTGCTGTGCCCGACCACCGAGCTGGGGCTGTTCCACGAAACGCTGCCCGACGCCTACACCCAACTGCAGGCCAAGCCGCCCTGCACGCGCAAGCTGCACAAGGCGCTAGTGGAAATGGTCAGCCCGCAGCGCCCGGCCAGCGAGCCAATTACCATTGGCGACACGCGCCGACCGCAGATCCTCTGCGTTGATGACAACCCGGCCAACCTGCTACTGGTGCAAACCCTGCTCGACGACCTGGGCGCCCAGGTCACGGCGGTGGACAGCGGCTACGCGGCGATAGAGGCCATCCAGCAAGGCTGCTTCGACCTGGTATTCATGGATGTGCAGATGCCCGGCATGGATGGTCGCGAAGCCACCGAGGCGATTCGCCAATGGGAAGGCGCTGAAGGCCGTAGCGCCACGCCAATCATCGCGCTGACCGCCCACGCCCTGGCCAACGAGAAGCGCGCTCTGCTGCAGAGCGGTATGGACGACTACCTGACCAAGCCGATCAATGAACGCCAACTGGCCCAGGTGGTCTTGAAGTGGACCGGCCTGAACCTGCGCAATCAGCCGAGCCACAGGGTCAGCCCACCCGCACCCACCCAGCTGCAACCCAAGGTGCTCGACGCAGAAGAAGGCCTGCGCCTGGCAGCCGGCAAGGCAGACCTGGCAGCCGACATGTTGAGCATGCTGCTGGCCGGTTTGCCGGGTGACCGCCAGGCCATTCGCCAGGCGCGTGATGCTGGCGAGCGCACCGCACTGATCGAACGGGTTCATCGACTACACGGCGCCACACGCTACTGCGGCGTGCCGCAACTGCGCGCCGCTTGCCAGCGCAGCGAGACATTGCTCAAGCAGGATGACCCCGAGGCCCGGCGCGCGCTGGACGAGTTGGACGACGCCATCGCACGCCTGACCGAAGCAGCCGCACAGAGCGCCTGA
- a CDS encoding META domain-containing protein, with protein sequence MYRALPLALLAATLAGCASDAPQLETERSYRVEWIGERPLIDRSHLTITFAADGRAHGHAGCNHWFAGYTLKGDSLSFEPAGSTRKMCAPALMEQEQRFLAALREVQRWDFNGIGQLQLWPASGKPIRLWAE encoded by the coding sequence ATGTATCGCGCCCTGCCCCTCGCCCTGCTCGCCGCCACACTGGCCGGCTGCGCCAGCGACGCACCGCAGCTAGAAACCGAACGCAGCTACCGCGTGGAGTGGATCGGCGAGCGCCCGCTGATCGACCGCAGCCATCTGACCATCACCTTCGCCGCTGACGGCCGTGCCCATGGCCACGCAGGCTGCAATCACTGGTTCGCCGGCTATACGCTCAAAGGCGACTCGCTCAGCTTCGAGCCGGCCGGCAGCACCCGCAAGATGTGCGCACCGGCACTGATGGAACAGGAACAACGCTTCCTCGCAGCTCTCCGTGAGGTACAGCGCTGGGACTTCAACGGTATCGGCCAACTGCAGCTATGGCCGGCGAGTGGCAAGCCGATTCGCCTCTGGGCGGAATGA
- the dinB gene encoding DNA polymerase IV, translating into MRDDPSLANRPLAVGGSADRRGVIATCNYEARAYGVRSAMSSRHALKLCPDLLIVKPRFEVYRSVSRDIHGIFRQFTDLIEPLSLDEAYLDVSDSPHFSGSATRIAQEIRRRVAQELHITVSAGVAPNKFLAKIASDWRKPNGLFVITPDQVDDFVAELPVGKLHGVGKVTADKLTRMGIRTCLDLRDWNKLALVREFGSFGERLWRLAHGIDEREVKVDSRRQSLSVEHTYDQDLPDLEACLEKLPALLEEMNGRLQRLDASYRPDKPFVKVKFHDFTQTTLEQAGASRDLDSYRLLLSNAFARGDKPVRLLGVGVRLHDLRGRQEQLELFA; encoded by the coding sequence ATGCGTGACGACCCGAGCCTGGCCAATCGTCCGCTGGCCGTTGGCGGTTCGGCTGACCGTCGTGGGGTGATCGCTACCTGCAACTACGAGGCACGTGCCTATGGCGTGCGTTCGGCTATGTCCTCGCGGCATGCACTTAAGCTGTGCCCGGACCTGCTGATCGTCAAGCCGCGCTTCGAGGTGTACCGCAGTGTATCGCGGGATATTCACGGCATCTTTCGTCAATTCACCGACCTGATCGAGCCGCTGTCGCTGGACGAGGCCTATCTGGATGTCAGCGACTCGCCGCACTTTTCCGGCAGCGCTACGCGTATCGCCCAGGAAATTCGCCGACGCGTGGCGCAGGAGCTGCACATCACTGTATCGGCCGGCGTGGCGCCGAATAAATTCCTGGCCAAGATCGCCAGCGATTGGCGAAAACCCAATGGGCTGTTCGTCATCACGCCGGATCAGGTCGATGATTTCGTCGCCGAGTTGCCGGTGGGCAAGCTTCATGGCGTTGGCAAGGTTACGGCCGACAAGCTGACGCGGATGGGCATTCGTACCTGCCTGGATCTGCGTGACTGGAACAAGTTGGCGCTGGTGCGCGAGTTCGGCAGTTTCGGTGAGCGTCTGTGGCGGTTGGCTCACGGCATCGACGAGCGCGAAGTGAAGGTGGACAGCCGTCGCCAATCACTGAGCGTGGAGCACACCTACGATCAAGATCTACCTGATCTGGAGGCCTGCCTGGAAAAGCTACCGGCACTGCTCGAGGAGATGAACGGCCGCCTGCAACGCCTGGATGCCAGCTATCGGCCGGACAAACCTTTCGTCAAGGTGAAGTTTCACGACTTTACCCAGACCACCTTGGAGCAGGCGGGGGCCAGTCGGGATCTGGACAGTTATCGACTCTTGCTGAGCAATGCCTTTGCCCGTGGCGACAAGCCGGTGCGGCTGCTTGGCGTTGGAGTCAGGTTGCATGACTTGCGTGGACGGCAGGAGCAGTTGGAGCTGTTTGCCTAG
- a CDS encoding cytochrome b: protein MNWKNTPSRYGSLSIGLHWLMLLLIAAVYACIELKGNFPKGSDTRELLKQWHFMLGLTVFALVWLRLLARALNPTPTIEPAPPGWQNLLAKLMHLALYALMIGAPLAGWLILSAAGKPIPFFGLELPALIAPNKELAGQIKELHELAGTAGYWLIGLHALAGLYHHYVVRDNTLKRMLPERN from the coding sequence ATGAACTGGAAGAACACCCCATCCCGTTATGGCAGCCTGTCCATTGGCCTCCACTGGCTGATGCTGCTTCTTATCGCCGCCGTCTACGCCTGTATCGAACTTAAAGGCAATTTCCCCAAGGGCAGCGATACACGCGAGCTGCTCAAGCAATGGCACTTCATGCTCGGCCTGACAGTATTCGCACTGGTCTGGCTGCGCCTGCTGGCGCGCGCATTGAATCCGACGCCTACCATCGAACCTGCTCCACCGGGCTGGCAAAACCTGCTCGCCAAGCTGATGCACCTGGCACTGTACGCCCTGATGATCGGAGCACCGCTGGCCGGCTGGCTGATTCTCAGTGCCGCCGGCAAGCCCATCCCCTTCTTTGGCCTGGAGCTGCCGGCGCTTATCGCCCCAAACAAGGAACTGGCCGGCCAGATCAAGGAACTGCACGAATTGGCCGGTACCGCTGGCTACTGGCTGATCGGCCTGCATGCACTCGCCGGTCTGTACCATCATTATGTGGTCCGTGATAACACCCTGAAGCGCATGCTGCCTGAGCGTAATTGA
- the rimO gene encoding 30S ribosomal protein S12 methylthiotransferase RimO yields the protein MSTATPKVGFVSLGCPKATVDSERILTQLRMEGYEIVPTYQDADVVVVNTCGFIDSAKAESLDAIGEALAENGKVIVTGCMGVAEDSIRDVHPSVLAVTGPQQYEQVVNAVHEVIPPKTEHNPLIDLVPPQGIKLTPRHYAYLKISEGCNHTCSFCIIPSMRGKLVSRPVGDVLSEAERLVKAGVKELLVISQDTSAYGVDLKYKLDFWNGQPVKTRMLELCETLSSMGVWVRLHYVYPYPNVDDVIPLMAAGKLLPYLDIPFQHASPKVLKSMKRPAFEDKTLARIKKWREICPELTIRSTFIVGFPGETEEDFQYLLDWLTEAQLDRVGCFQYSPVEGAPANDLGLEPVPDDVKQERWERFMAHQQAISSARLQAKIGLEMDVLVDEVDGEGAVARSWADAPEIDGSVFIDSPNVKPGDKVRVRIVDADEYDMWGELV from the coding sequence ATGTCCACCGCCACCCCGAAAGTCGGATTCGTCAGCCTTGGTTGCCCGAAAGCAACTGTCGACTCCGAACGCATCCTGACCCAACTGCGCATGGAAGGTTACGAGATCGTGCCGACCTACCAGGATGCCGACGTCGTGGTGGTCAACACCTGTGGCTTCATCGACAGCGCCAAAGCCGAGTCGCTGGACGCCATCGGCGAAGCCCTGGCCGAGAACGGCAAGGTGATCGTCACCGGCTGCATGGGCGTGGCCGAAGACAGCATCCGCGACGTGCACCCGAGCGTGCTGGCCGTCACCGGCCCGCAACAATACGAGCAGGTGGTCAACGCCGTACACGAGGTCATTCCGCCGAAGACCGAGCACAACCCGCTGATCGACCTGGTGCCGCCGCAGGGCATCAAACTCACCCCGCGCCACTACGCGTACCTGAAGATTTCTGAAGGCTGCAACCATACCTGCAGCTTCTGCATCATCCCCTCGATGCGCGGCAAGCTGGTCAGCCGCCCGGTGGGCGACGTGCTCAGCGAAGCCGAGCGCCTGGTCAAGGCTGGCGTTAAGGAGCTGCTGGTGATCAGCCAGGACACCAGCGCCTACGGCGTGGACCTGAAGTACAAGCTGGACTTCTGGAACGGCCAGCCGGTGAAGACGCGCATGCTGGAACTGTGCGAGACGCTCTCCTCCATGGGCGTATGGGTGCGCCTGCACTACGTCTACCCCTACCCCAACGTCGATGACGTGATCCCGCTGATGGCCGCCGGCAAGCTGCTGCCGTACCTGGATATCCCCTTCCAGCACGCCAGCCCGAAAGTGCTCAAGTCGATGAAGCGTCCGGCCTTCGAAGACAAGACTCTGGCGCGCATCAAGAAGTGGCGCGAGATCTGCCCGGAGCTGACCATCCGCTCCACTTTCATCGTTGGCTTCCCTGGCGAGACCGAGGAAGACTTTCAGTACCTGCTGGACTGGCTGACCGAGGCACAGCTCGACCGCGTCGGCTGCTTCCAATACTCGCCGGTAGAAGGTGCACCGGCCAACGATCTGGGCCTCGAGCCGGTGCCGGATGACGTCAAGCAGGAGCGTTGGGAGCGCTTCATGGCGCACCAGCAGGCCATCAGCTCAGCGCGCCTGCAGGCCAAGATCGGCCTGGAGATGGATGTGCTGGTCGACGAAGTGGACGGCGAAGGCGCCGTAGCCCGCTCCTGGGCCGACGCCCCGGAGATCGACGGCAGCGTGTTCATCGACTCCCCCAACGTCAAGCCAGGCGACAAGGTGCGTGTGCGCATCGTCGATGCGGACGAGTACGACATGTGGGGCGAACTGGTCTGA
- a CDS encoding rRNA pseudouridine synthase: MTEPTRLSKRVIELFGCSRREADLYITGGWVTVDGQVVEAPQFKVDDQRVELLPGASLEPVEPVTLLVHCPAGSNAAQLQHLLARENHWEEDPHAQRILHGHFLRQEQSLPLQHGASGLVILSQDWRAQRKLREDGAKLEQEYLVDVTGELPASTFERLKKGLAHKGTQFPPCKASWQSEQRLRFALKNPAPDLLQQICKALGLQVNAMKRIRVGGVPMAKLPVGQWRYLGDKERF, from the coding sequence ATGACCGAACCCACCCGCCTGTCCAAACGCGTCATCGAACTGTTCGGCTGTTCTCGGCGCGAGGCGGATCTGTACATCACTGGTGGCTGGGTCACCGTGGACGGCCAGGTGGTCGAGGCGCCGCAGTTCAAGGTCGACGATCAGCGCGTCGAGTTGCTGCCAGGCGCCAGCCTCGAGCCGGTGGAGCCGGTCACTCTGCTGGTGCATTGCCCAGCCGGCTCCAACGCCGCACAGCTACAGCATCTGCTGGCACGCGAGAACCACTGGGAAGAAGACCCGCATGCGCAGCGCATTCTGCATGGCCACTTCCTGCGCCAGGAGCAAAGCCTGCCACTGCAGCACGGCGCCAGCGGCCTGGTGATCCTCAGCCAGGACTGGCGCGCCCAGCGCAAGCTGCGCGAGGACGGCGCCAAGCTGGAGCAGGAGTATCTGGTCGATGTCACTGGCGAACTGCCGGCCAGCACCTTCGAGCGCCTGAAGAAGGGGCTGGCCCACAAGGGCACGCAGTTTCCACCGTGCAAGGCCAGCTGGCAGAGCGAGCAGCGCCTGCGCTTCGCCCTGAAGAATCCTGCGCCCGACCTGCTGCAGCAGATCTGCAAGGCGCTGGGCCTGCAAGTCAACGCGATGAAGCGCATCCGCGTCGGCGGCGTGCCGATGGCCAAACTGCCAGTCGGGCAGTGGCGCTATCTGGGTGACAAGGAACGATTCTGA
- the tsaA gene encoding tRNA (N6-threonylcarbamoyladenosine(37)-N6)-methyltransferase TrmO yields the protein MQHQVSPVGIVRSCFKEKFAIPRQPHLAPAARGVLELLPPFDQGDAVQGLEQVSHVWLLFLFHQALEDKPRLKVRPPRLGGNQSVGVFSTRATHRPNGIGQSVVRLEKVEAGRLHLSGIDLLDGTPVLDIKPYVPYADAVADARNDMAEAPPPLIAVVWQDDALLLARQHALRLAEPLVELIEQCLAQDPRPAYQQPQPERRYGARFWDLDVHWHYPEPGRIRVLDLQRVDGAA from the coding sequence ATGCAGCATCAGGTTTCCCCGGTCGGTATCGTCCGCTCCTGCTTCAAGGAAAAATTCGCCATCCCCCGCCAGCCGCATCTCGCACCCGCTGCACGCGGCGTGCTGGAGTTGCTGCCACCGTTCGATCAGGGCGATGCCGTGCAGGGGCTGGAACAGGTCAGTCACGTCTGGCTGCTGTTTCTGTTTCACCAGGCGCTGGAAGATAAACCGCGCCTGAAGGTGCGCCCGCCACGCCTGGGCGGCAACCAGTCGGTCGGCGTATTCAGCACCCGTGCCACCCATCGCCCCAACGGCATCGGCCAATCGGTGGTGCGCCTGGAAAAAGTCGAAGCGGGTCGCCTGCACCTGTCCGGCATCGATCTGCTCGACGGCACGCCGGTACTGGATATCAAGCCGTATGTGCCCTATGCCGATGCCGTGGCCGACGCACGTAATGACATGGCCGAGGCGCCGCCGCCACTGATCGCGGTGGTCTGGCAAGACGATGCGTTGCTGCTGGCACGTCAGCATGCGCTGCGTCTGGCCGAGCCGCTGGTGGAGCTGATCGAACAGTGCTTGGCGCAAGACCCACGCCCGGCCTATCAGCAACCGCAGCCCGAACGGCGCTACGGCGCGCGCTTCTGGGACCTGGACGTGCACTGGCATTACCCCGAGCCAGGGCGTATACGCGTGCTGGACCTGCAGCGGGTCGACGGCGCAGCCTGA
- a CDS encoding SDR family oxidoreductase: MHPYYSLAGRTALVTGGTRGIGLMIAKAFVEAGAHVYVCARDGKACAQTASELSALGQCTGIAANLASEEGVQALARELSERIGRLDILVNNAGTTWGAPLESYPAKGWEKVMQLNVTSVFGCIQQLLPLLRKAGSPDCPARVINIGSVAGISAMGEQAYAYGPSKAALHQLSRMLAKELVGDHINVNVIAPGRFPSKMTRFIAEDEAALAADTAVIPMKRWGREEEMAALALSLAGSAGAYMTGAIIPIDGGFHLG, translated from the coding sequence ATGCATCCTTACTACTCCCTTGCCGGGCGTACAGCCCTGGTCACTGGCGGCACTCGCGGCATCGGCCTGATGATCGCCAAGGCCTTCGTCGAGGCAGGCGCCCATGTCTATGTTTGTGCCCGTGACGGCAAAGCCTGCGCGCAAACCGCCAGCGAGCTGTCGGCGCTGGGCCAATGCACCGGCATAGCCGCCAACCTGGCCAGCGAAGAAGGCGTACAGGCGCTGGCCAGGGAGCTGAGCGAGCGCATCGGACGGCTGGATATTCTGGTCAACAACGCCGGCACTACCTGGGGCGCACCACTGGAAAGCTACCCGGCCAAGGGCTGGGAGAAAGTCATGCAGCTCAATGTCACCTCGGTATTCGGCTGCATCCAGCAGCTACTGCCGCTGCTACGCAAGGCCGGCTCGCCGGACTGCCCGGCACGGGTGATCAATATCGGCTCGGTGGCCGGTATCAGCGCCATGGGCGAGCAAGCCTACGCCTACGGCCCCAGCAAGGCCGCGCTGCATCAGCTGTCGCGCATGCTGGCCAAGGAACTGGTGGGCGATCACATCAACGTCAACGTGATCGCCCCGGGGCGCTTCCCGAGCAAGATGACCCGTTTCATCGCCGAGGATGAAGCCGCGCTGGCCGCCGATACCGCAGTGATCCCGATGAAGCGCTGGGGACGTGAGGAAGAGATGGCCGCACTGGCGCTGAGCCTGGCAGGCAGCGCCGGTGCCTACATGACTGGCGCCATCATCCCCATCGACGGCGGCTTTCACCTGGGCTGA
- a CDS encoding HAMP domain-containing methyl-accepting chemotaxis protein codes for MFNPAARLFANLAVGKKLFIGFGLVLLLTAAMTVSGYLAVQAVLKGHEQVGQLAQVNQEILQARRLERNFAIEQTQESAERVRESLLMVQGMLERLGKDVAENTRVQTMQQATAEYLKQFDNYVEQQGKAREARQDMRTAAAETRDQFEVIELDMYDAVRELRLQGDRLRGSDPLTLAETASGLSKRMLDLRGHESLYIIDGSPEALEEWEYVSEDLQTVAGSLKVWLDDDQKAAIDTALQALTLYQRSFLYYQQLREQNQATEKAMIERARSVVDLAESAQASAETYMRADTQRALVMLGIMGVAAVVLGLCAALLITRLIVVPLRQTVTFAQRIAAGDLSQDIPQDRRDEVGQLLAAMQDMTVSLRNLVGRIGGGVGQIAAAAEQLSSITAQTSAGVQTQKLETEQTATAMHQMAATVQEVAQNAEQASLAARDADLEAQQGNRVVQQAVDQIDSLAGEVEQSAKAIADLNQESARIGTVLEVIRNVAEQTNLLALNAAIEAARAGEQGRGFAVVADEVRALAKRAQDSTEEIESLIAGLQRMAKGAVQQMDSSRDLTRRTVELAGEAGDALGRITQAVSTIEQMNQQIAAAAEQQSAVAEAINESVTRVRDIGEQSAAASEQTASSSAELARLGVELQGMVRQFRT; via the coding sequence ATGTTCAATCCTGCTGCACGCCTTTTCGCCAATCTTGCCGTAGGCAAGAAACTCTTTATCGGTTTCGGTCTGGTGCTATTGCTGACAGCCGCCATGACGGTCAGTGGCTATCTGGCGGTCCAGGCGGTGTTGAAAGGACACGAACAGGTCGGACAGCTGGCGCAGGTGAATCAGGAAATCCTCCAGGCACGCCGCCTCGAGCGCAATTTCGCCATCGAGCAGACCCAGGAGAGCGCCGAGCGTGTGCGCGAGAGTCTGCTCATGGTACAGGGCATGCTGGAGCGCCTCGGCAAGGATGTGGCCGAAAACACGCGCGTACAGACCATGCAGCAAGCCACTGCCGAGTACCTCAAGCAGTTCGATAATTATGTCGAGCAGCAGGGCAAGGCGCGCGAAGCACGCCAGGACATGCGCACTGCTGCAGCGGAAACTCGCGATCAGTTCGAGGTGATCGAACTGGACATGTACGACGCAGTGCGCGAGTTGCGTCTGCAGGGTGACCGCCTGCGTGGCAGTGACCCGCTGACCCTGGCGGAAACCGCATCCGGCCTGAGCAAGCGCATGCTCGATCTACGGGGGCACGAGAGTCTTTACATCATCGATGGCTCGCCAGAAGCGCTGGAGGAGTGGGAGTACGTCAGCGAAGACCTGCAGACCGTCGCCGGCAGCCTGAAGGTCTGGCTCGACGACGATCAGAAAGCAGCCATCGACACCGCCTTGCAGGCGCTGACCCTTTACCAGCGTTCCTTCCTCTACTACCAGCAGCTGCGTGAGCAGAACCAGGCGACCGAGAAAGCCATGATCGAGCGCGCGCGCTCGGTCGTCGATCTCGCCGAGTCGGCCCAGGCCAGCGCCGAAACCTATATGCGCGCCGATACCCAGCGTGCGCTGGTGATGCTCGGCATCATGGGTGTCGCTGCGGTGGTGCTGGGACTGTGCGCTGCGCTGCTGATCACTCGCCTGATCGTTGTGCCGCTGCGCCAGACCGTGACCTTTGCCCAGCGTATCGCAGCCGGTGATCTCAGCCAGGACATCCCGCAGGATCGCCGCGACGAAGTCGGGCAACTGCTCGCTGCCATGCAGGATATGACCGTCAGTTTGCGCAATCTGGTTGGTCGCATCGGTGGCGGCGTCGGCCAGATCGCCGCGGCTGCCGAGCAGCTTTCTTCGATCACTGCGCAGACCAGCGCCGGTGTGCAGACGCAAAAGCTGGAGACCGAGCAGACCGCCACCGCCATGCATCAGATGGCGGCCACCGTACAGGAAGTGGCGCAGAACGCCGAGCAGGCCTCGCTGGCGGCGCGCGATGCCGACCTGGAGGCGCAGCAGGGCAATCGCGTGGTGCAGCAGGCCGTCGATCAGATCGATAGCCTTGCCGGCGAGGTCGAGCAGTCGGCCAAGGCCATCGCCGACCTGAATCAGGAGAGTGCGCGTATCGGCACCGTGCTGGAGGTGATTCGCAACGTCGCCGAGCAGACCAATTTGCTCGCGCTCAATGCTGCCATCGAGGCGGCGCGAGCGGGTGAGCAGGGCCGCGGCTTCGCCGTGGTCGCCGATGAGGTGCGGGCACTGGCCAAGCGCGCACAGGACAGCACCGAGGAGATCGAAAGCCTGATCGCAGGCTTGCAACGCATGGCCAAAGGTGCTGTGCAGCAGATGGACAGCAGTCGTGACCTGACGCGTCGGACCGTCGAGCTGGCCGGTGAAGCCGGTGATGCCCTTGGCCGTATCACCCAGGCGGTCAGCACCATCGAACAGATGAACCAGCAGATCGCCGCAGCCGCCGAGCAGCAGAGTGCCGTGGCCGAGGCGATCAACGAGAGCGTGACCCGCGTGCGTGATATCGGCGAGCAGAGCGCCGCGGCCAGCGAGCAGACCGCATCTTCCAGTGCCGAGCTGGCGCGCCTGGGCGTGGAGCTGCAGGGGATGGTGCGGCAGTTCCGCACCTGA